From the Hordeum vulgare subsp. vulgare chromosome 1H, MorexV3_pseudomolecules_assembly, whole genome shotgun sequence genome, the window gtgaacatgtgctcaaaatgtctgggtactcaaaccgtctagctgagctggggactgaactcccgcaagaggctatcactgacagaatccttcaatcactgccgccaagctatataggctttgtgttgaactacaacatgcaagggatgaacaagtcacccggcgagttgtttgcgatgctgaaagtcgcagagtctgaactccgtaaagagcatcaagtgttgatggtgaataagaccactagtttcaagagaaacgacaaagtcaagaagggtaattcaaagaagagaggcaagcctgttgccaatccaacgaagaaacccaaggttggacctaagcctgaaacagagtgcttctattgcaagggtatgggtcactggaagcgcaattgccccaagtatctggcagataagatggcggccaaagaaaaatcaggtatatttgatatacatgttattgatgtgtacttaaccggctctcgtagtagtgcctgggtattcgataccggttctgttgctcatatttgcaactcgaaacaggaactgcggaatagacgaaggctggcgaaagatgaagtgacgatgcgcgtaggaaatggttccaaggttgatgcaatcgccgtcggcacagtttcacttcagttaccatcaggattagttatgaacttgaatcattgttatttagtgcctgcgttgatcatgaacattatatctggatcttgtttattgccagacggttactctttcaagtcagagaataatggttgttctatttctatgagtaacatcttttatggtcatgcacccaatgtgagaggattgttcatattgaatcttgatagcgatacacacatacataacattgagaccaaaattctTTTACAGATAAGTGCATCGCTCCATgatacatacatatacatacatacataataaaTTAATACCACACATTGTAGGTATACCTCACACGTCGTCTTCCTCTGACACCGCACTCCGTTCCTCCTCCGAGACCGCCGTCAGCTCGGAAGTGAAATGGTAAGAGGAGTCCTCCACATGGACGTGTCCTTCATCACAGAAAAACGGCCTCGAAGGCATCTGTAGGCCATCAACCCCAGCCTCCAGGATCTCAATGACCTCGCTCATCGTTGGCCGATCATGAGACCTCATCTGAATACACCATAATCCGACAACACACAGCTTCTTCTCCAGCTCGTGCATGTCGGCAGCAACTGGAGATATCTCGCCCGCTTCTTCCCGAGTCAGCTGGTCGTACACCCATGACGGATAGTACGCCTGGCTTGAGGACCCCATGTTTGGATCAGCGTTCCTTCTCCCGCCAGCCATCTCCAGCAGCAGCATCCCGAAGTTGTACACGTCGGACTTGCTGGATATGACGCCGAAGCTCCGGGATATCATCTCGGGGGCTATGTAGCCGATGGTTCCCCGCATGGCGCTCAAAGGCACGAAACTGTCACCCCTCGGGTACAGTTTGGCGAGCCCGAAATCTGCGACCTTTGGGACGAAATTGCTGTCGAGAAGGATGTTGTGTGGCTTGATGTCAAAGTGCAGAATCTGCATGTCGCACCCCTGGTGTAGGTAGTTGATCCCCCTGGCAATGCCCAGAGCGATCTTGTTGAGCTTGTCCCATGAGAAGCTCTTCTCAGTAGAGAAGATGTACTTGTCCAGAGAACCATGGGGCATGTACTCGTAGACTAAGGCCCTTCTCATTTCCTCCGAGCAGAAGCCCACTAAACGCACCACGTTGACGTGGTGGATCCTGCCGATGGTggagacctcgctgatgaaatcttCTCCATTGATGTTTGAGTTGCCCTCTAACATCTTCACGGCAACATGGACACCGCCTGGAAGAAGCACACCCTTGTACACAGAGTCGTAGCCCCCTTGGCCCAATTTATCTATGAAATGGCTTGTGACTGCAACTATATCTGTGTACGAGTACCTTGTCGGGCCAATCATTTGTTGAATCCTGAGGAACTTCTCAACTGCATCAATTATGATCCTTGTTTTCATGTACTTGTAGGCTAGGAATATCCACACGGCCAGGGGTGCTAACAACAACCTGCACAGTACTGCGCAACAAGTTGACAGATACGGATGTAAGTTAAAAGCATGTAAGTTGTTTCTCAAGAGTAAAATGTGCATATAATTCTCGCATACCAAAAAAGAACTTGGGGATGGCAATAGCAGATAGTATGGTTGCAACAATCAAAATCAACTTTGTTGTGTAGTAGTGACCTTCAGAGCTCTGAGTCACGCATTCTAAGAAGTGCGCCTCACTCCAGAAAAAAGCATGAGTCCAATTAATAATGCTTGCACCAGATATTTGCTCCTTGAAGTAGCTGCAAATCATGCCATTGTAAGGAAATACATTTAGAAGGGAGCAAGGTTCTTCGATAGAGTAAATTACACTTGCAAACCATTTACGCATAACACAGTTTGGCTTTGTTTGAACCATGCAACCATGTAAGTCAACCATGCATTGCACGGACTACTGTTTTTTTAACTCAACATAGTCTGACATGTGACCAACATGGATGTAGTACAGTTGATTAACAAAACATGCATGATAAATGTAATCAACCTTTACTAccaactagcattaattgtttaagTAAAAGAACAACTAATGACGAGTGTGTATGTGCTCTACTAAAGATGTGCTTAACAGCCTGACATTAATTCTTGATAAAAGTAGAGAGCGGAGAAACGAAATTAGGGAGGAAACTGAACCACAGGGTGATCACCTGATTGAATTGTTGAGGCATAAATTGATGTTCTTTCTTAACTTCACAGAAGGAGAAGGCCTCGTGGTGTCCACAGGAAATTTGACAGTAAACCCCCTACTTATGACTTGTATGATATCTGCATAACTTGCATTATGTAGCTGTAGCGAATCAGTAGAGTACTCGTTACCAAGTAGAATCTTGGTCAGGTATCCACAATAAGGTTCAAGATCCTCAACCATACACCCGTAATCAGACACCCAGACATAAACATGTGAATTGTTGGCACTCAGGCAAGCAACGGGCTTGTATGCACTATTCTTCGCTACTGCTTGCGAACAATTAGCAAAACATGCTCTGCGATGGCTTCGAGTGACCAAATACCGAAAGCCGGGTGGTGAAACTGAATCAACTCCGTCCATGTATCGACTGTAAGGAATGTGATTCCTCAGTGGAAGAGGGCAGCTGCTACTGGTATTAAAGTTGGGATCCATGACCCAGAAGTAGGAAGCGGTGTAGTCGATGGCAGTCACATAGTATGTTCCTGTGTGGATGTGAATCGTAGCCTTGCTACTGGTGCAACCCAGTTCGTATGCTTCAACACCGCACTCAAGAGGATCACCTCGCCGACGGAAAGGAGGTTGTATGTCTTGCAGATGCCCACAGGAGAAAGGTGTGCAGCCATCGTCTCGTCCCTGGACATGATCTGCTGCAAGAACTGCAAAGAGGAAGAAGACAGTTAAGGATTGCAGGGTAATAGAACGATGAAATGCACCGGGGTTCCCCATGAAAGCTTTCTCACAGATGCACTAGGGATTTGATATCCTAGTTTAATTCTGTTAAAGAGTGCTAAGGGGGGCAAGGGATCGACATGGACTAGTTGATCATATCCAGCTGTGTATACCAATTAATGGTGTGGTTGGGATATTGATTATGACTCCACTGGTATATACATGACGCTCAAAAGAGGAAGATATTCTCTCGATTGTGTAGCTAGGACCCAAGACTTGGAGTCTTCTGTACCATCAATGT encodes:
- the LOC123395027 gene encoding LEAF RUST 10 DISEASE-RESISTANCE LOCUS RECEPTOR-LIKE PROTEIN KINASE-like 2.5 → MGNPGAFHRSITLQSLTVFFLFAVLAADHVQGRDDGCTPFSCGHLQDIQPPFRRRGDPLECGVEAYELGCTSSKATIHIHTGTYYVTAIDYTASYFWVMDPNFNTSSSCPLPLRNHIPYSRYMDGVDSVSPPGFRYLVTRSHRRACFANCSQAVAKNSAYKPVACLSANNSHVYVWVSDYGCMVEDLEPYCGYLTKILLGNEYSTDSLQLHNASYADIIQVISRGFTVKFPVDTTRPSPSVKLRKNINLCLNNSISYFKEQISGASIINWTHAFFWSEAHFLECVTQSSEGHYYTTKLILIVATILSAIAIPKFFFVLCRLLLAPLAVWIFLAYKYMKTRIIIDAVEKFLRIQQMIGPTRYSYTDIVAVTSHFIDKLGQGGYDSVYKGVLLPGGVHVAVKMLEGNSNINGEDFISEVSTIGRIHHVNVVRLVGFCSEEMRRALVYEYMPHGSLDKYIFSTEKSFSWDKLNKIALGIARGINYLHQGCDMQILHFDIKPHNILLDSNFVPKVADFGLAKLYPRGDSFVPLSAMRGTIGYIAPEMISRSFGVISSKSDVYNFGMLLLEMAGGRRNADPNMGSSSQAYYPSWVYDQLTREEAGEISPVAADMHELEKKLCVVGLWCIQMRSHDRPTMSEVIEILEAGVDGLQMPSRPFFCDEGHVHVEDSSYHFTSELTAVSEEERSAVSEEDDV